The Mugil cephalus isolate CIBA_MC_2020 chromosome 8, CIBA_Mcephalus_1.1, whole genome shotgun sequence genome segment ACCACAGAAATATGATCAAACTATCTGCATATAACTGAGTATTGTGTGTTTCTATCAGACATTAGTTGAGTCTTAAGCAACTTCTTGTAATCTATGTCATTATCACAATTGCTTTTTAcagtctctttttgttgttggctGAAGGTCTGCCATACTGGTAGTACTTGGAATACTTACACACAGTAGTTAGCTCACCATTTTTCAGACATCCAATTCTTAATGTAAAGACAAAGTCACTGGAGATAAGCAAGATCCTAAGTCACTTGATTGAGGTTTCCATCTAGGACAACAAAATCAGAGTACATATAACACCTAAGAACTTGCTGGGTAACCAAGCATATCTAGTGGAATATAGAATAGTATTTGTCTATCCAGTTACATATTCCTTTTATACAACATGTGTTGAACCCAGGATATCACACGCCTTGACTTATTTCTCTTGACTAGTGTCGACACCCTCATTTTTGTCAgggtcactcatcagtgaatccCACCCAGATTGTGTACTCAGAGACAGCTGGTGTCTGAAAGTTTGCCAAAACAAAGTAGAGAAGGGGCAGAGAGGGACAACCCAGCAAAACGTTTActacatgtttttgtctgtttaggTCTTTGTAGGGTAAATTGGCTTGTAGACAGTGGTACAAACAGTCAGCATTctcatttttttgtatgtgaCAGTACATTTAGACAAACTATTGGTGGGGTGACAATATGGGTGGTATCAAAGTAtgaaagttaaaatgaaatgatacGAATGTGCGTTTTAAATATCAGTTGGACATAAATTGACTGTAATTTCTAATCGTAAACAACATCGACATTTGCCATCACATTTTCATAGTGCAACTTTTAGAGACCATAGGAACTAATCCATCGCATTATTCCTCCCTCATCTTATGTAGAGACATTAGTCAGAGGTAACAGGCCTGAAGGCTGTCTGCACATTCAATGGCTCTGTGAATGCTAAAGTGgtacttaaaatgttttttcgACATATGTTTGTTTCCTGTATAACTCATTCCCTTTCACTCATTCCCTCTTCTCCatcagacacagaaacatgtgACTATGGCTGGCATAAGTTTCAGGGGCACTGCTATAGGTACTTCCCCCAGAGGAGAAACTGGGACACAGCGGAGAGAGAGTGTCGCATGCAGAGGGCTCACCTCGCCAGCATCCTGTCCCATGAGGAGCAACAGTTTGTTAACCGTAAGTTAAACATGATGAAAAAATGTACAGGAACATGCCACACACATACCTCACATTATGAACCACTGCTCTTGATAGGATTGAATCAGGGTTCTTATACAGTAAATCAAAGACAATGATTCAGGCACTCTGGTACTTTTTTTAACTAAACAGTCCTTAAAAGGGCTTATGGCTAAAGCATAATCTGCTGTGTGTCACTCTGCCCTGCGTGGCAGGTCTTGGACAGGACTACCAGTGGATCGGCCTGAATGATAAGATGTTTGACAACGACTTCCGTTGGACTGATGGCAGTCCTATGGTAagatttgttattttctctCAAATTTGTCTCAACAAACATGGCACAGAGACAGTCTAAATATTTGGAAGTGATGCAAGAAAACAGACACCGTCAGCAAGGGAGAGCCGTTCTGGTCACTTTCTCATGACGTACTTTCCTCTGCCTGATGTTGCTACACCCTAGTGACTGCTCAAGTAAAAAATCTGGTGTGGAAGATGCTGTAAGGCGGCACTGAATCCTTttagtggaagaagaagaaagaaaaatgcacactCTTCGTAAATGCTGTGTTGATAAAACAGCATACAAGCATGTTTACATTAGTGGCTGTAGCTGCTGAAGATCCCCCTCACTAGACAGAGAAGTGGCTAATTACTATGTGCATCCGTGTCGTACAGACTGATGTCCACACTTCAAAGATTATCCTCCAAGACCAGAGATAGGGAGGAAGCATAAAGACTGCCTGGGGGATAAAAGATAAGCACAGGCCTCCTGTGGAGATCCCTGCTCGGCTGAGAGTTTGAGGGGTGATGTGGGTGTGAGTGACGTTGTGTAGATGAGAGTTTGGCAGGCGTGGACAGGTATGGTTCTCATTCATTCCCCACACTTATGGGAAGGCCTTGCCAGCAGGCAGCCACCCGGGGGAAGGGCCAACAAACAGGCAGTCACACAGATGGACAGCACCTGTGCtcagctgcagacagagagagaagaaaaaaaaactgaatcgACGAAGCCCAGggggtctgggtgggtggtcaCCTCTAGTGgatttaaatacaataaataagacTGCCTTTAAACAATTGTGAACTATTTACAACTGGgggaaaaatgaagaaaatagaTGAATATAATGGATGGACAGTGAAGcacacaaactgaaatatatttgtgtgtgtgtttagatggGTGATCAAAGTTTGTTTGATTATTTGGAGGAGGATGCAAGCCTGCTGAGCAGTTGATGGGTTACCCATTTGTTAACGTGAAGGAAGCAGAGCAGGAAGTCGGTGTATGTTTGTCAACCATAATGACAGAGTAGCAGAGCCTCAGGGCATGATAGGAGGAGTGAGGGGGTCACAGCTTTGAAGAAACTGTTTGAACCTAGAGTGCGCTGAAAGACTGCAGGTAGCATCAGCTTGAATGCCCCACAGCACCACAGctgtgtgtatactgtataaatgtgtgtgtatagttTAGTAGTCGTACCTGCAGTTAGATGTTGGATGTAATTCTAGACATGCAAACTGCAGCACTTGAATCATTGATACCAATCATGCCGGTAGATAATGTCACAtaattttgtttcattcattcgcTTCCTTAGTAAAATCCTAGCTTGCGTTACTTTTGTGTGGGTCACAATAAGATTTGTAGCTCATTAATCTATCTGGCCATTCCTAATGACAGTATGTTTTATAAGGCAATTGTAGTTGGTTTCTGTCATAGTTAATCTGAAAGGAGCTGCCACACGAGTTCAAGTTTCTGACCACAGTGGGATTCTAGAAAGATACCTTTACTCCCTCTTGTGgacatgtttttaaataacagcGGTGGGAGACTGCTGCCCAAACAGCTGACTCCCTTCGAGTAACAGTGCATACATTACCTCACTGCTGTCTTCTCTGCTCATGTTTCAGCAATATGAAAACTGGAGGCCCAACCAGCCTGACAGCTTCTTCTCGTCTGGCGAAGACTGTGTGGTGATGATATGGCACGAGGATGGCCAGTGGAACGACGTTCCTTGCAATTACCACCTCACCTTCACCTGCAAGAAGGggacaggtaaaaaaaaaaaaaaaaatggcacaaaccACCTATTAATTTTGGAtgagatcatttattttaaggtgTACAAAGTACAAATCTTCTGTTACTGTTTTTTGTCTTACGAACTAATTCTACAAGTCAAAATGATCAACCtagattaaaaatgtacaattcaATACATTCCTTCTCCCATGCTTTGGCGAGTTTTTGGTTTCTCACTGGGTCCAGCACTGCCACTCATTTTCTaccccttcacacacacacacacacacacacacacacacacacacacacatgtatatatatagatggaTTTCTGGATTTTTCTGTAAAGTTTTTCATTTgcaaattattgtttttttttctgtttgtcagtgTCCTGCAGTCAGCCCCCTTTGGTAGAGAATGCACGAACCTTTGGGAAGCATCGCGAGAGGTACGAGATTAACTCACTGGTGAGATACCAGTGCCGGACAGGCTTTATTCAGAGGCATGTCCCAACTATCCGATGTCGTGGCGATGGACGTTGGGATGTCCCTAAAATCACCTGCATGAACCGTAAGTAAATTAAGTACGACTTCTAACACATCAACTCTATCTATTGACTCTGTTGGTTATTTTAGGGCTAATATATACGTGTGTCCTTTCAGCTTCAAACTATCAGAGGACTTTTATCAGAAGACATCAACACAATAGTCTCTACAGCATCAACAACTTCAAAAAATGGCAAGATGAGTCCTTCCGCTTTCACCAGCAGCGCTACCGGGGACGGAGAGACAGAACCGACCACAAGCGAAAGAGGCAGTGATTGCCGAGTAACGTGGCACAGCTCCCCAGAGACGAGAGCGCAAGCCAGACGCTTgtgtgaaaagaggaaaaaggggaaaagcACAAGAGAAAACTTATCAAAGAAACCAAGAGGATGACCTGCAGTTTTCTTGCATTTCGGATGACGATGGAATCTCATGAAGTGCCTTTTAAAGAGATGCTGACACATGACTTCACTTATCAGTGGGCACTGTTTTCTAACGTTGCCAATgtggattaaaaaagaaaacaactttcAGCTGGCTActggaaaaaagcaaaaaaaagtactctcatcaaacctttttttttttttttaaccatggaAGTTTCCTCTGTCTTTAGCTTATCAAAAAAAGATCCTTTCATTACTGTTTTCTAATACCTTTGTACACCaactgtgcattttaaaatgaagtgcGCCTTACTTGTACAAAGAAAGCTGTTGTGAAATGATAGCGCTTATGTAAAGGATTCGATTATGTTGTTCTGTACTAAGATGGACTTCTTATCAATGATGAATGACGAagtctgcaggttttttttttttattattatttgtttgtttgtttattccacGTCAAGAAATCCAAGCATGGGTTCTCAGAATAATAAATGGAGGTAATCAAAAACCTCCTACTACAGTTATCTAAATATTGTGTTACCACAaacctttctttccttctttctttccccagTCTCTAATCAGCCGGAGCGCAAATCAGATTCTATTCACCCAAGTCCGGTGAAGTTTCTGCAAATCGCTCTGGCCCCATCTGGAGACCTTGTTTGTGGTGGCAGCTTTCAAAGTATCAAACTACCATACTCTCACACCGCATGAGTTCATCGGATGTTTCCAGTGTcaagttaaatgtttaaagagagATTTCTACTACAGAGAGTACCTTTAAAATGttacacacatttcttttgtatGATGCAATTTTATATGAGAGATTGCTCTCCTAAGTATCGGCAAAGCCTTTATCCGCAGATGGAAATTGATTTCCAtcagtatttttaaaatgaaagaagggAAGTGTGGCTTGTGTGGCCTGTATTTTCTGCCACCATTAGTCGCTGCAGCGTGTTTACAGTAACTGCAGAGCTGTTGATAGTCACGCGCCGAAACGTCTCACTCGTCGCTGTTTTGCTTTTCTAACTAAGGCTTTCCTTCActgatcttttttgtttttgtggtcaATTAAAACCAGCCATTAGAATGTATTTTGTGAAACACTCAAAAAGACTTGAACGTAACAGCTGTTTAGGCGGAGATGcgtataatttattttcaagcTGCTCTTGATCTCCTTATATAGACTGACAGGTGAAATATGATGCAGTCACTCAGCCTGGCAGTGctcttcatgtatttttattgtatgttcGAGAGGAGAGCAGCCACATTCAGACTGTTTAAATGGGATGCGTTGAAGGTGAAAGGTTACTTATCAGTATGAGCGATTTacatgtcttttttatttttttttatgttttattttttttttatgccagcAGTGGACCAAAGATCATGGTGGGCCACATCAGCAATAACCTGCAATACGTTTGTTCTGTAACATTAACAAAATGTTTGTACATGTGGATggttaaatgtgtttctctgaacttttttttgaaaTGGAGAAATGTTCCGTTGTGTCTGCCTGTgaatgtctgtgtatgtttaaCCTTAATGTGCACATAATAACAGTTATATTtataactttttattattattattgttgttattttacaatGTGAATGTCTTGTATGtttgtgaatttttttgtttctgcttcaccaaagaaataaatataaggATACTATACACCTATAACATTTCATTTGGGTTTATATGGTGATATATAGCGTGTTATTCTCCAGATTGTGTGGTTTCCTCTTACATTTCAAATCTTTGGGTAGTATAATGGAGTGGAACTTCGctttgcttttagtttttattgctgCAAAAATCAGAATTAGACTAGGCAAGTCAAGATGTTGAATCAATGAAAATGAAGGGTCCTTTTACACTGAGATCAATGTATGGAGTAAGCACTGTGGTGGATTCACCAGCAGGTAGTGCTATCAGACTAGACCATAAACCTGTGGTATTTTATTTCCTATAGCACCAGCATCTCCTGCTGTATTAGGCCTGTATAAAGGTCAGTGCTACAGTGGTAGTGTGACCTGAGAAAACATACACAGTAAAAACTGGATTATGGAAAAGTGGctcttaaaatgaaatgactgatgtTTTAAAACTATGGAACCAAATAGCATGAGTGGAACTACTTTTCAGGAAAGCCAAACACTCCTTGGTTATGCAAAAAGGAAGCGGATGAACTCCCCGGGAGGAAAAATAGAAGCTCGCCCTTCAGTACTATTTCCGTAGCGCCTGCTTGTGCGTCAGTCACTCAAAGTTGACACTGACATTACCTAACAGCTCAAAAAACCATCACTTGGGTAATAACATCACGTTGGCTGGTGTAATCTTTGTGTGAGTTGAGGCTGCTGTGGTTTTCACCGCAACTGCCCGCTCTGTCATTAGAGAGGACTTGACTTGTGATTAAAGGCCGCTCTCGGATGCCCAGGGAGAGTAAAACCCGCAATCTCGCCTGATGAAATGCAGATGTCTTGAGGCTGATCAGTGGCAAACGCCGGCCCTCTCTGCCCAGGGAATAAACAgggagtctgtgtgtgtgtgtgtgttttgggaaGGAAATGCACCCTGAATCTTGTAGACTTCTTGGGTTTGACAGGCGCCCTAGACTTCGAGTCTGTCGCTCACTCATTACTCTGCTCCTCCCTTGCCAGGCATGAGTTAATCTGGATATTTGAGTGACAGGCGCTGGGCACGTAACATTATCAGGCTTGCTGAAAGTCTGCACAACAGTTGATTGGCTGAAAGTTCtgcaataaacaaaacaaatggtcaTCATTACCCCGGCAAAATCAGTGCAGAACCGCAGCTCCCCAGCAGTTTAAATGTCTGGAGACAAAATGAGGCTCACTTTATACCATGGGTTAGCACTactgctgtgtgttgtgtaactTATGTAAGCAGCTAATATTGTAGTTGTTAAGGATTTTGAACATTAATTTCTACgctgaaaacatttctgctaTTTCTTTgtagattttgttgttttcacctGCTTTGTCCACAGACATTTCCCCATTGTAGCCACCTAATTCTGACCCCATTCCCAGGGATTCTCACATGCCTCTTCAAGACTACGGTCCTTGTCCCTTTTGTGGGCCTGGCAGTCTGACGCtgaatataaatatgtcaaGCTAAATGCGAGGTGAATAAACTAATCTCGAGTATTCTCAATGACATACAGGTATGCCACATGCACGGGCCTTGATCTGACAGCTGAAACTCTCTGCAGCCTAATGATGATCAATAAAGACTCTGAAATTTTGGtcaaaaaactttatttcaaactgttttgttgAAAGAGGTACGTGGTGATAAGATACAAAATATTGTACTTTCATCTCTTCTCATACACAGTTGTgtacaaatacacttttttttttttagcttttacaaACAATGCATCACCATATTACCACATTTGATGTGATCTGCAGTAAGTACCATTATGTCAGTGGCCAGGGTTAGAGAAGAAATAATGTAGTAAAAACTagttttctaattatttttttcgaCTGGTAGCTATAAACCGTGCCATCTACTTGCCACGTCTCTACATTACAATCTCTGATTATCATAATTAATCAGACCTTTAAAAGAATAGACTACCAGTGGAACTTCACAGCtcaccgtaaaaaaaaaaagaaaaaaaagaaagaaaaaaaaagaaataggaaTTGTGTCTGCAGTCGCAATGGATTTCTGCCCTTAAATGTGATTATTGTCTTCCTTTGGGCATCGCCATTGTTCTTACAATCATTGGGTTTGCTTCTTTGTTAGGCTGAAATCCTGCTAGTAAAGCAGTTATTGTCTGtccaaaaaaatgtgtttcacaaAACTGTCTGCAAGTACAAGGCAGAATCTGTAACTCATCCAAAGTGTGTGTCATTACAAATTACACAtgtggttagaaaaaaaaaggttataaTGGTAAAACTAAATTCTGATTGCAATGTGGAGATCATTCAACAGGAACTTTCGATGCAGAAAAGGTCACAGACAGACTAAGACATAATTTTCTAAGCAATTAATTTGATCTTCTGCAGCTTCAGAATTAAATTAAGAGCTTCAGCTCTGAGCCAAGTGGTAACTTACTGCAGTATAACATGTATACAGCAAAACCACAGCTCAAGCAGTCATGGCAAGGTTATGTTCATCACTTTGTTATTAATTAAAGGTCTTTCGTGGggttttataaaatataatataattacatATCATGTTTTTTGTTCAAGACCAAATTCGAAAGCAGCAAGCACCATCTGCACATCAGCGTAATTGCTCTAAATCTCGAAATTCACACATCTAATCATTCAATTCTGTGGTGGACAAACCAAAAAATAGCCAATATCGACCATtaagtttttgtctttgtcacactAGATCCTTTTTAGAAAAGTCTGTGTCAAATCAATGAATGCAcagcttgagaaaaaaaactaaaactttctAACTAGCTACACAACATTTTTTCACTTATTGCATATAGTGTGTACAGTATTTGTAGTAAGGGTAAGGGTTATCACAGCTTCAGAAATATATTGAGTTCATGCTAGTTAAATCCAAAGCTTGTCTGCTTTATTGTTGACTTTACATGATGTGGTTGTTGCTGGTCTTTGGTGGTCATGGCTTCCCTACCCCCTCACTGCTTAGCCTTGAAGCAGTACACGCCATAGGACTTTATTGTCTTGTCGGGGAACCCAACAAAGCGCACTGCAGCTTCATTGGGGCTGCAGTTCTTGCGTGGCCTTGAGATGGGGTAGCGGATGCTTCCATCAGCCAACCATCCAGCATCGCAGCGATCGTAGCCCTCAAGCTTCCAGGCAGCGTAGATGTGGCCCACCTTGGCAATCTCTGCATCATCATCTAAGCAGGCCTGCACAGCCTCATCATAGGTCAGCCTGTCAGGCTGGACCAGCCAGTAGAAATGTCctgaaagcagaaaaagcaCAACTTGATGAACTTGCGATCTTCTTGACAGCTTTCAAGCGGTTTTAAGAACATTATGTATTTGTGCTTCCAGGTTTGAAGCCACCCCAATAACAACCCAAAAAGACTCACCCTTGAGTGCAGATGCATAGCAAAATACGTCGTAGCGGCTCTTGTCCTTGTCTCTACGTCCATAGTTTCTGATCCCAGGAGAGTTGTTTGAACCACCGCAAGGCGCTCTGGGTTGGGTGATGGGATACTGCACTGTGCCATCACTCAGCCAGCCAGCATTGCACCAGTCCATACCACTCTTCCAGGCGTGTTCCAGCTGATCATAGGTGGCAACAAGTGCGTCTTGGTCTGCACAGGCCTGCACTGCATCATTGAAGTTGAGGTTGTAGCGTCCCAGGGGAGGATGGTATGGGAATACAACACCTGATACAAGCAGAAGAGATGCAAATTCCATGATAATATGTCAACCTATTAgcctgaataaaaataattatctgCATTTACTTATATATTAAATGACTCCACAATGAATATTATTCAATCATTATGGTGTTTGAAAAGAATATAAACTCTTGGGCTAAAGATGTCAATAAAAGTTACAGCAACTAGTATCTAGTATGAGTTGGGAGAATGGCTCTCCAGAGACAATCAAAACTAGTTGCATAATcctgaaaagtttaaaaaataattaagtttaaacactgatcagccCACAGTTGTCCATAAATAGACATGGTGTAGTAGCGGGGCTACTGTCCCTAGAAGAGGGCCACTGGTTCAGATAACAACTCCCCTATAGGATTGTTCTGTTGGAAAGAACAGTCCACAACTCTTCCTGAAAGTTGTGCAGGTCTGATCCACAGCTGCTTTAAATCCAACAGTGCTAACAGCAGtgtaatttttaattaggtGTGAAAAGGTGAGTGGACACTGCCTTTTGGTCCCAGAGTGCTATAGTATAATGTATCACTATGTGTCACTATGACTTCAGACATCTGCTGGACATATGTATAAACACTTAAATAACCTTGTTGGCATGATCAGAGGTTGCTCTTTATTTGCCACAGAAAAGTATTGATCCAAGTATTGTAGTGAATAAATTAGatgtttgagtgtgtggaaGAGAACATGATGTACTAATATGGTTCTGTTTACTGAAGTTGGGGAGATTCAAATGAAACCATGACTGAATCATTACAGCAGTTTGGACAAATcaaaacaagactttttttttgccattaacAACAAGACAGTTGCTTATACTTCAAGATTTATTCTTAAAATTAAAGTCCAAGAAATAAATTTTattgtacaaaaaataaaaatgcaaacaaggaCAAAACATGATTTACCGTCAGTGAGATTACCCCGAACCTGCAAGACGATCTCTTGCAAGGTGTCAAACAGTCCATTGATGATCTCGCAGCGATATTTTCCCATGTCATCCATGGAGACATTAGTGATTACTATGGAGGCATCTTCAGTATCGATCTCGTGCAAAAAGACACGGCCCTCAAAGTTCCCATAGGTCTTCTGGTGTTCGCCCATCGCAAGCAGCACGTCCTCATTGTAATTTTCATCCTCTGCCAACTTGGTCCATATGACACGGTAACCGAAGTTGTCAAAAGGTGACGACTGCTGATATAATTTGCAGGGCAAAGTGACATTGCTACCTAGGTCGGCCATAACcttgactggaaaaaaaagaaaggaacaatTATGTAAACATACTGTGTCTTGGCAGTGATTCGGTTTATGATATATAGAAATAGAGAGCATTATATAAAGATTAAACGCAGAAGTTTTGGCTTTGCTCTGTGGTGGGCCG includes the following:
- the hapln1a gene encoding hyaluronan and proteoglycan link protein 1a, translated to MLSLLFITIIPLTLVGSVFSQVTTSPVPIVKVMADLGSNVTLPCKLYQQSSPFDNFGYRVIWTKLAEDENYNEDVLLAMGEHQKTYGNFEGRVFLHEIDTEDASIVITNVSMDDMGKYRCEIINGLFDTLQEIVLQVRGNLTDGVVFPYHPPLGRYNLNFNDAVQACADQDALVATYDQLEHAWKSGMDWCNAGWLSDGTVQYPITQPRAPCGGSNNSPGIRNYGRRDKDKSRYDVFCYASALKGHFYWLVQPDRLTYDEAVQACLDDDAEIAKVGHIYAAWKLEGYDRCDAGWLADGSIRYPISRPRKNCSPNEAAVRFVGFPDKTIKSYGVYCFKAKQ